The Daphnia pulex isolate KAP4 chromosome 6, ASM2113471v1 genome contains the following window.
TCCAAGATTTGGGCATTGGAACAATTGGCCGAGGAACTTGCCCGTCATCCGCCATCTTGCCTTTCGGCCGCCAACATGGCCGACCTTCGTGTATTAACGTGAGTGTAACCATTTCTGTCACTTTGGCAAccgaaattgaaagaaataaattttcatttttcttttcttcttctagagcCCAGCCGAAATCACCGGAAGAATGGATGCGGATATTGCGGCAACAAGAGACGCTTTATCGATCGACCGAGTCGAAATGGCGGTCGACTCTGTCGGCCATGAGCGGTTACTTGAAGCAAACTCAAGAATCGCTGACGAACCTTGAAAGAGAAATGGAACCCGATTCCGATTTGATCCGCGCCATTTTAGAGAAAATCCAACCACCTGCCTCCTCTTCTCCTTCGCCCGTTCCTCCCGTTAAATACCATCCACCTCGATCGACTCCTGCGACTGACGGCGACGATCCTACCGATCCGCCCAGTTAACCCTAgggaaaaacaattattcaaTCATCACTTTAAAAATCCTATTCCATTTGTGACCACCTTTTAAAAGTTTcctcttacacacacacacacacaattcacacacgtgcacacacacacaaacaaacaaaaaaaaaaaaaaacgggcagGATCCCCCCTGTTAAGTTTTCATTCTTATACTATTATAATTATTCTTAAAAAgattacaaaaaatatatattatattcaaaaattaggtgaaaaagaaacaaaaataagaaaatgtgtgtgtggccCACGGCGTAGCTGCCCAACCCCCCATGTTTAAAACtattccaaaaaaagagataagatgTGGTATTGTTAACTGCGATAAACCCCTTCTTCCCCCGAACACTCCTCCCTTTTgtgaagagaaggaaaaagtctTGTTATTTGTCATATCATCTTATTTGGCGGCTacatataaaaacaaacctCGGTTATCTTTAATTAGATTGAAGGCACCCTTTGTTGTTTATAGATACTTGGCCCACTTGTGTTTCATACATATAAATAATTGTGTATAGGAAGAGCCGAGAAGAAAGTGAATTCACCCAgtcaagatgatgaagaaggtaaaaaaaaagtcctgatgattgtgtgtgttatatactATTATTTCTTGTCATGTAATTTGATTGTTTCGTCTATCATCGAAAATAATATCTAATAGGAAATGGAATTTCCCACATTTTCAAGTGTTTTCAAATCTCAATGTTTTCAACAAATACTGCCGCCATCAGCTTATTATCTTAAGCTGAGAATGCATTTTTTATCTTTGCAGGTAGTCGACGTTGGTTTATCCTATGATAACAATGAACGTCATTTCGAATGACGACTTGAAAAATAGCAGTCCACAGCAGAAGGCGTTGCTATCGAATCCCACGTAGGTCGAAACCATTTCTTAACCAACAAGATGAtgcatttttctaaattaagaAATGATCTGTCGATAGAAATCAGATACAAAAACTTACCCAATGATTGAAAAAGGTTAATGATCAACATGAtatggtaaaacaaaaatttgaacgtCAAGTATCGTCATTTGATAGATTAATGGTCGAAATTATTGTTTACATTTCGGTCAAGAGTCGTCACGTACACTGCGGACCTTCAGAGTTTTTGTAATCAGTTTGGAAAGCCGAAGATTAGAGTCCGGTTAGACtttgataatatttttattgtaacTTTAGAGTTGAGCCGAGTGAGGCCGAGACATTCGTTCCACGCATGGCCGACGCGAGTGACGACCATCCATTGAGGCCGCCTCTCTGGTACCTGGAGTTCAGGCAACTGCTGCGCCGGAATCCAGAAGAGGCGGCCAGACGATGGACTCGGCATCTGGACGACAAGGAAAGGATCGATATTGTTTGGACTGCTGCTAAAAGTATTCATTTGGATGTGCTCGAATGGAGTTTGTTGTTGGAGAACCAAGCGACAAGGAAACGATGGATCGACGCCAACGAATTGCGGGACGAATCCGGTTTGTGTCTCCTGCACGAAGTGGCGTCCAACATTTACGTCACCGTACGCAAATTGTTAGCCGTCTTCCAGTTGTTGATCCAGCGGGTCGGATGTCAAGTCAACGTCACAGATCCCGACGGATGGACCGTCTTGCACTACGTCTGCGGATCTCACGTCAAACGCAATCGTCGCGGGCGCCAAATGTACATCCGCCTGTTGAAACTTTTAATCGAGTCCGGAGCAGATGTTACTATTGATTTCGAGGGAATCACTCCGCTTCATTTGGTTCACGAATCTCCCTGGGCTATCAGGTACTTGCTGTTGAACACTCCAGCCAGGGCTGACATCTCGGATACCTTCCAACGGACGCCTCTCATATGGATTTTACGAAATCCTCACCTTCCGCCCGTCCGACGCATTCCAGTCTCCATTTTCCGCGGGCGAATGGACTTCACTGAGGCGGATTACATGGGCCATTCCTTGATTCACTACGCCGTTCTTCGCGCCCAGTCTGACAAACTGGACGACACGCTGCGACTTATCAAGCGACTTGTTGACATCGGCGCTGATGTCAATCACCGAAACAAACGATTACGTACcccattattttttctcgttcacAAGCCCGACATGCGCCAACTGGCGGAATCGCTCATCCAGCGATTTAATGCTGATGTTAACATCGTCGACGCCGACGGTTTCACCGTCGTTCATATTGCAGCTATCCTTGGAAAATTGGACTACGTCACCTTGTTCTTGCCTTACCTGAAAAGGAACGTGGGTACCATCAACGGCGAAACGGTCCGCACTTGTCTGGAACAGTACTGCGATCCTTCGACTATAACTCCCGAACTGGAAAATGAACTGGCCTTACTGGAAAGCAAAAGTGAATTCAGAGCCAAGCGGGAATATGTCGAGCCGTACACAGTTTGGAATTACGTCCACCAAATGGATCGATTTAGGGGTCTCCTCTCACTTTACATTGTGGACACCTTTATCCGGTATCGAGGAGGTAATAATATCAcgtattatttgaaattaatgaCATTGATTCAACTTACGCAAACATTTACAGGTCGGTCGTTATTTACTGACTTTTTCCACCACATCAGCCACAGCGCAGCGATTATACAAAGAGCAAAAGATTTCTTGAGCCGCATTTCCAAGTGGAACGGATCGTCACAAATTTTACTGGATATAATCGATCAGTACTCGGTCGTTATTCAGGACGACGCTTCCCAAAGTCAGAATATGTCTATTGAAGTAGAAGAATCTACGCAAATTGCTAGATCTGTTCATCAGATAGTCCTGAAATTGATGGAACAAATTCGGATTAAAGATGCTCAAAATACCAATTTTGGTTGGAAACTGGACGTTTTGCCCGTGGGAAGCTCCGTCGATGGCAGTAAAATTCTCCTTCCGGATGAATATGATTTCCTTGTTGTATTCCGCCGTTTCGAGACCCAAAACAAGTTGGTGTCTGTCGGAGAGGATTACGTGgatcaagttgaaaaatttcggCTCTATTTGATTCAATGCATGCAAGAAATGGACCAACAGTTGGCCGGAGAGGAACTTGGATTTCAGTTTGTCGATTCCGAAATGCGACGGGTCTGTCTCAACATTCGATTGACTTGGCGGGGTAAACAATCGTCAAAAAACAGTGTTTTTCGCGGTTTAGCCATTAGCGTCGATTTGACGCCAGTTTTCCACTTCATCGGATGGGAAAATCAAAGTGGATTTCGACCACTTCGCCCGCTAGAGTCGCTGCCCCAGTGGTTTCAACGCGATCAAACTGTTGAACATTTTCGACCggtaaataataatgcaaaatATTATCGCAAAAATTATTCTCATAGCattgataaaatatttttaaaatttcagctTCATAATTGCCTGACAATACCCCCGTGCGCTGCGACGATGGAGGCCCGCTGTCT
Protein-coding sequences here:
- the LOC124196007 gene encoding uncharacterized protein LOC124196007 codes for the protein MITMNVISNDDLKNSSPQQKALLSNPTVEPSEAETFVPRMADASDDHPLRPPLWYLEFRQLLRRNPEEAARRWTRHLDDKERIDIVWTAAKSIHLDVLEWSLLLENQATRKRWIDANELRDESGLCLLHEVASNIYVTVRKLLAVFQLLIQRVGCQVNVTDPDGWTVLHYVCGSHVKRNRRGRQMYIRLLKLLIESGADVTIDFEGITPLHLVHESPWAIRYLLLNTPARADISDTFQRTPLIWILRNPHLPPVRRIPVSIFRGRMDFTEADYMGHSLIHYAVLRAQSDKLDDTLRLIKRLVDIGADVNHRNKRLRTPLFFLVHKPDMRQLAESLIQRFNADVNIVDADGFTVVHIAAILGKLDYVTLFLPYLKRNVGTINGETVRTCLEQYCDPSTITPELENELALLESKSEFRAKREYVEPYTVWNYVHQMDRFRGLLSLYIVDTFIRYRGGRSLFTDFFHHISHSAAIIQRAKDFLSRISKWNGSSQILLDIIDQYSVVIQDDASQSQNMSIEVEESTQIARSVHQIVLKLMEQIRIKDAQNTNFGWKLDVLPVGSSVDGSKILLPDEYDFLVVFRRFETQNKLVSVGEDYVDQVEKFRLYLIQCMQEMDQQLAGEELGFQFVDSEMRRVCLNIRLTWRGKQSSKNSVFRGLAISVDLTPVFHFIGWENQSGFRPLRPLESLPQWFQRDQTVEHFRPLHNCLTIPPCAATMEARCLSHSSHWLFQYCLKLLKLIVQSEYIIQDEPTPNSHFLKVALLKYIDEKGPPVQRQDVARYVAGICRKLQDTDWRFRIDDFVADVLMPSPVVTIKKELLSILDRTRCSSFLFHDCTLL